In Cucurbita pepo subsp. pepo cultivar mu-cu-16 chromosome LG04, ASM280686v2, whole genome shotgun sequence, the following are encoded in one genomic region:
- the LOC111793692 gene encoding uncharacterized protein LOC111793692 isoform X1 encodes MEAEKGPTYLSLSPTFSSYSSGSSSLAEIAARVVREVGEEPFVDDDNYGWEAQGSVYRFRENLSIGHARESAEGVTIDDCGENGGDDDEFEFAVLCREPDASTSSAHEIFYNGQIKPVYPVFNTNLLLDNASRVDTGSENPKTKPAVRRSPLRKLMNEEERNTTSLSSSEADNLGSVSSETYCVWSPNTEKTSPGRSNKRISTGSSNRWKLRDLLYNYSRRHNEGEDAVMMRKTSIKKNDQPGNVSKVNEGTPESGPVNYLPNQLHQIEY; translated from the exons ATGGAGGCTGAAAAAGGTCCTACGTATCTATCGCTTTCTCCAACTTTTAGCAGCTATTCTTCGGGTAGTAGTAGCCTCGCTGAAATTGCGGCCAGAGTAGTTAGAGAAGTTGGAGAAGAACCGTTTGTAGATGATGATAATTACGGCTGGGAGGCTCAGGGTTCGGTTTACCGTTTCCGAGAAAATTTGTCCATTGGCCATGCGCGGGAATCAGCGGAAGGAGTTACGATTGATGACTGTGGTGAAAATGGcggtgatgatgatgaattcGAGTTTGCTGTCCTTTGCAGGGAACCAGACGCGTCTACGAGCTCTGCTCATGAGATCTTCTACAATGGCCAGATTAAGCCGGTCTATCCGGTATTCAACACGAACTTACTGCTAGATAACGCTTCGCGTGTAGACACGGGATCGGAGAATCCGAAGACGAAGCCAGCTGTGCGCCGTTCCCCGTTGAGGAAGTTGATGAACGAAGAGGAGCGTAACACGACGTCGCTCTCCTCGTCTGAAGCGGACAATCTTGGAAGCGTTTCATCAGAAACGTACTGCGTCTGGTCTCCAAACACAGAGAAAACATCGCCTGGAAGGAGCAATAAAAGAATCTCTACAGGATCATCCAACAGATGGAAATTAAGGGACCTGCTATACAATTACAGTCGACGACACAATGAAGGAGAAGATGCAGTCATGATGAGGAAGACGAGCATTAAGAAGAATGATCAACCTGGAAATGTATCGAAGGTAAATGAAG GCACACCGGAGAGCGGACCGGTAAATTATCTTCCAAATCAACTTCATCAAATTGAGTACTAA
- the LOC111793692 gene encoding uncharacterized protein LOC111793692 isoform X2, which yields MEAEKGPTYLSLSPTFSSYSSGSSSLAEIAARVVREVGEEPFVDDDNYGWEAQGSVYRFRENLSIGHARESAEGVTIDDCGENGGDDDEFEFAVLCREPDASTSSAHEIFYNGQIKPVYPVFNTNLLLDNASRVDTGSENPKTKPAVRRSPLRKLMNEEERNTTSLSSSEADNLGSVSSETYCVWSPNTEKTSPGRSNKRISTGSSNRWKLRDLLYNYSRRHNEGEDAVMMRKTSIKKNDQPGNVSKAHRRADR from the exons ATGGAGGCTGAAAAAGGTCCTACGTATCTATCGCTTTCTCCAACTTTTAGCAGCTATTCTTCGGGTAGTAGTAGCCTCGCTGAAATTGCGGCCAGAGTAGTTAGAGAAGTTGGAGAAGAACCGTTTGTAGATGATGATAATTACGGCTGGGAGGCTCAGGGTTCGGTTTACCGTTTCCGAGAAAATTTGTCCATTGGCCATGCGCGGGAATCAGCGGAAGGAGTTACGATTGATGACTGTGGTGAAAATGGcggtgatgatgatgaattcGAGTTTGCTGTCCTTTGCAGGGAACCAGACGCGTCTACGAGCTCTGCTCATGAGATCTTCTACAATGGCCAGATTAAGCCGGTCTATCCGGTATTCAACACGAACTTACTGCTAGATAACGCTTCGCGTGTAGACACGGGATCGGAGAATCCGAAGACGAAGCCAGCTGTGCGCCGTTCCCCGTTGAGGAAGTTGATGAACGAAGAGGAGCGTAACACGACGTCGCTCTCCTCGTCTGAAGCGGACAATCTTGGAAGCGTTTCATCAGAAACGTACTGCGTCTGGTCTCCAAACACAGAGAAAACATCGCCTGGAAGGAGCAATAAAAGAATCTCTACAGGATCATCCAACAGATGGAAATTAAGGGACCTGCTATACAATTACAGTCGACGACACAATGAAGGAGAAGATGCAGTCATGATGAGGAAGACGAGCATTAAGAAGAATGATCAACCTGGAAATGTATCGAAG GCACACCGGAGAGCGGACCGGTAA